Within the Cotesia glomerata isolate CgM1 linkage group LG6, MPM_Cglom_v2.3, whole genome shotgun sequence genome, the region AAATCCACTCTTGGAAGTTACCGAATGCAATCGAGTTGTATTGGAGTCTCAGGCGTTCAAAAACGCACGTGGAACGCTTTCAGTGTCTATATCAAGATGCAAGCACGTTGAGATAAAGCCAAATGCCTTCTCTTGGTTACTCAGATTCTCGATTAGCCAAGTTCCTGATCTTGAATTATCGAGCAACGCTTTTAAATTCGATGCACCTCCTCACGGTCGTCATGGACCAGCGACTaaggtaattttttgttgTAATTGTTTTGCATTtccatggtttcatatcattctgaccaatagtcaatttattatgataaatatttaggttgcatttgaaaattatctatctctagatacataattaataaatgaccttgtatctcgtgaactattgacatttttaaagaaataagctcatctcaatgttacactcatcaagaccttttatttgagtacccacatcaatttttcatatattttatatatatatatatatatatatatatatatatatatatatatatatatatatatatatgaaaaatatataaaaaatgcatgtgagtactcaaataaaagctcttgatgagtgtaacatcgagatgagcttatatctttaaaaacgtcaatatttaagaaagtacagtgcaatttaataaaagtcattacttaataaaacaaaattttatttattcataattaaatatttaacttgtaGACATTTTCACagaatagtttttaattattgccCGATGAGAAAATGTCAAcgaaaaagtttaattttttttttatattttgattgtatgtataatggaaaaaaaaagaaatttttccacagtgaaataatatgaaattattattcacaGATAATGTTCCAAAGTGTTAAAATAACGGAGTTGCCAAGTTCAGTATTTCCGTCAGCAGCTGCTGAGATTCGTATGGACGACGTTTGGACAAAAGTTATTCGCAAGGATGCTTTCTGCGCGTTGCTATTTCTCGGAGTTAGAATAAGCAATGCGTCAATAAACGACATCGAGTATGGAGCGTTCAACGACAAAACTCTAATTCATAATTTCGAATTAATCGACGTATCACTACGAAATATCAAAAACGGATCCTTCCGAGCTGCATTTAacaactttacaattcaataTTCGAGgtaaacattattaattattcatatttaaacttatgattaattaaaaataacattacaGGGTAGACTCAATCGAAAGCGGAGCAATAGACATTTCAGCAGCAGCAATAGCCTTCAACAACAACGAATTTCACTTGctcgaaaaaaagtcaataaccTTGAAACAATGGAGCAAGATCATCGTCGACCACAACCACTTTATCGACATAGCCGAGGATGGAATCGTCGCGGATGAAATCGCTGAAAAAACCCCAGAACAGCAGCTTGAATTCTCGTTCCGCGGCAACAGAATTAACAAAGCTGAGAAAAATTCGCTGCGATTCGCTTCAATCAGTGAGAAGTCCAACATAAACAATGCGACTGTCGGAAACAACTACTTCGAAAAAATGTGCAATTGCTTCATTGAGAACTACATCCGTGAAATAACCGGGAGGAACTCTTCCGTGGAGTGGATAATGAAGTCTAGTTACTGCATCGCCGGAGACTGGTTAGGAAATTGTTTGAAAATCCCTCAGGGTTACTTAGAAATGGGGAATTTCACGTCAACGATCTGCAGCCCGGAGGACAACGTAGTTTGCCGTGAGCCCTCGGAAAAGCCTACATCCAGTGTGAGTCCACCCAGCGTAGGTCCACACGTTTATCCTCGACAGAACAGCTTTTTCGACGTCGAAATGAGCGACTCTGAACAATTGGAACGCGAAAAACGGCTGATAGTAATTGTTTGCGTAGCAGCTGTTTTTGTGATAATCGCAATCATCCTAACGTCTGGAATTCTCTACATGCGCCGCCGTGGCGTCTGCCCAAAGCTGACCTCCGGCCATCTTATGAACCTGACGAATTCGTGGCTGTCACCTAACAGCGGAATGACCGCAGCTACATCAGCTCGTTCGATTTCGCGGCTCAGTATTAATGAGTACGCTGGATTGAGGCCAGAAATGCGGACTTTGAACGAAAATGAACAAAATGACAACCTTCAAGAAAATGCAGATGTTCTGACCGAAGAAGGCTTCACTTATACGGAAAACAAAGCTTCTCAAACGCTGCCAGAAGAACTGACCGAGGAATATTTAAGGGAACTACGTGACCGACTTAACGACCCGGATAATTACAGCCAGGCGCGTGACATGATTGAGCACCTTTATGATCTCATAAAGGTGGAGGAAAGTtgcaataacaataatgagaGACCTGGATCTTGTGGGCTCAATGATGAGGAGAATACTTACGATATAATTGCTCCGCGAATTCGCAGACCGCGGAACCAAAAGCCTACTACGGATATGGGCACAAAAGTGCCGTCTTTGGAGAAATTGTTGCCAAGTGAGCATTCTATTGTCAATAGACCGGCTATTGCTGAGTACACTGAGCCAAGAGACCTGAGAACTAGTGATCAAAATCATCTTTACGCAGAATTACCCGGAGATGAAACTGTGCCAAGCACTAGCAGACTTTCACAGCCGATTTTAGCGGCTACTTTGGCTGCCGCTCGAGCACCATTACCACTGCCACCAGATGTTGTTAATGATCatcttattaataa harbors:
- the LOC123266982 gene encoding uncharacterized protein LOC123266982 isoform X2 produces the protein MFTLSLLQEVELHEGSIPADASDVSVSRCRELRIHSGAFTGGPQLKRVHVTGIHSVVAKTQAFHNISAPNPLLEVTECNRVVLESQAFKNARGTLSVSISRCKHVEIKPNAFSWLLRFSISQVPDLELSSNAFKFDAPPHGRHGPATKIMFQSVKITELPSSVFPSAAAEIRMDDVWTKVIRKDAFCALLFLGVRISNASINDIEYGAFNDKTLIHNFELIDVSLRNIKNGSFRAAFNNFTIQYSRVDSIESGAIDISAAAIAFNNNEFHLLEKKSITLKQWSKIIVDHNHFIDIAEDGIVADEIAEKTPEQQLEFSFRGNRINKAEKNSLRFASISEKSNINNATVGNNYFEKMCNCFIENYIREITGRNSSVEWIMKSSYCIAGDWLGNCLKIPQGYLEMGNFTSTICSPEDNVVCREPSEKPTSSVSPPSVGPHVYPRQNSFFDVEMSDSEQLEREKRLIVIVCVAAVFVIIAIILTSGILYMRRRGVCPKLTSGHLMNLTNSWLSPNSGMTAATSARSISRLSINEYAGLRPEMRTLNENEQNDNLQENADVLTEEGFTYTENKASQTLPEELTEEYLRELRDRLNDPDNYSQARDMIEHLYDLIKVEESCNNNNERPGSCGLNDEENTYDIIAPRIRRPRNQKPTTDMGTKVPSLEKLLPSEHSIVNRPAIAEYTEPRDLRTSDQNHLYAELPGDETVPSTSRLSQPILAATLAAARAPLPLPPDVVNDHLINNKSSCKSSNNDSCRNNNNYERQYLDLDVEHPYQEAINDKRHQSKSLFFFKALGDSLKGNKMSNNNNCKGVSLFAEYADPNDVTAHLYSELPEPQGSSTPVSKMANRPLPIKPDQENVTINLART
- the LOC123266982 gene encoding uncharacterized protein LOC123266982 isoform X1: MKFLKVFGVKYASVVNLFLVFVFVIVLGQVYHANGESEKVGICAMAGCNCTIVAKHWVNVKCIFTDYEEVELHEGSIPADASDVSVSRCRELRIHSGAFTGGPQLKRVHVTGIHSVVAKTQAFHNISAPNPLLEVTECNRVVLESQAFKNARGTLSVSISRCKHVEIKPNAFSWLLRFSISQVPDLELSSNAFKFDAPPHGRHGPATKIMFQSVKITELPSSVFPSAAAEIRMDDVWTKVIRKDAFCALLFLGVRISNASINDIEYGAFNDKTLIHNFELIDVSLRNIKNGSFRAAFNNFTIQYSRVDSIESGAIDISAAAIAFNNNEFHLLEKKSITLKQWSKIIVDHNHFIDIAEDGIVADEIAEKTPEQQLEFSFRGNRINKAEKNSLRFASISEKSNINNATVGNNYFEKMCNCFIENYIREITGRNSSVEWIMKSSYCIAGDWLGNCLKIPQGYLEMGNFTSTICSPEDNVVCREPSEKPTSSVSPPSVGPHVYPRQNSFFDVEMSDSEQLEREKRLIVIVCVAAVFVIIAIILTSGILYMRRRGVCPKLTSGHLMNLTNSWLSPNSGMTAATSARSISRLSINEYAGLRPEMRTLNENEQNDNLQENADVLTEEGFTYTENKASQTLPEELTEEYLRELRDRLNDPDNYSQARDMIEHLYDLIKVEESCNNNNERPGSCGLNDEENTYDIIAPRIRRPRNQKPTTDMGTKVPSLEKLLPSEHSIVNRPAIAEYTEPRDLRTSDQNHLYAELPGDETVPSTSRLSQPILAATLAAARAPLPLPPDVVNDHLINNKSSCKSSNNDSCRNNNNYERQYLDLDVEHPYQEAINDKRHQSKSLFFFKALGDSLKGNKMSNNNNCKGVSLFAEYADPNDVTAHLYSELPEPQGSSTPVSKMANRPLPIKPDQENVTINLART